A region of Phalacrocorax carbo chromosome 7, bPhaCar2.1, whole genome shotgun sequence DNA encodes the following proteins:
- the LOC104053061 gene encoding zona pellucida sperm-binding protein 3-like, producing MGPESGLILALLCWAAGKVASYPPWDFSWGDPTSRGARADPNTWSWVEDPQSQAISSQQPVMVQCQEAQMVVTVHRDLFGTGRLVNVADLTLGPAACKHSSLNPAHNTVTFTAGLHECGSIVQITPDSLIYRTLLNYDPSPASNPVIIRSNPAVIPIECHYPRRENVSSNAIRPTWAPFSSTLSAEERLVFSLRLMNEDWSAERPFTGFQLGDVLNIQAEVGTESHVPLRLFVDSCVAALSPSTDSSPHYTIIDFNGCLVDGRLDDTSSAFITPRPREDMLRFRIDVFRFAGDARNLIYITCHLKVTPVDQAPDPLNKACSFNKARNIWAPVEGTRDICSCCETGNCESPALSRRLNHLERWPGRRFRRHDANGKEAEADVVIGPVFLSRDLAAIGEQQEGGQGGETAVLGMGTGLICMAAGMGLAGVVLAVSMGRRRCARASA from the exons ACGGGCAGACCCCAACACCTGGTCCTGGGTGGAAGATCCCCAATCTCAAGCCATCTCCAGCCAGCAGCCGGTCATGGTGCAGTGCCAGGAGGCTCAGATGGTGGTAACAGTGCACAGGGACCTCTTTGGCACTGGCCGCTTGGTCAACGTGGCCGACCTGACACTGGGGCCAGCGGCATGCAAGCATTCCTCACTGAACCCTGCCCACAACACTGTCACCTTCACTGCTGGTCTCCACGAGTGCGGCAGCATCGTGCAG ATCACGCCGGATTCCCTCATCTACCGCACGCTCCTCAACTatgaccccagccctgccagcaacCCTGTCATCATCCGCAGCAACCCCGCTGTCATCCCCATTGAGTGCCACTACCCCAG GAGGGAGAATGTGAGCAGCAATGCCATCCGGCCCACCTGGGCTCCCTTCAGCTCCACGCTGtcagcagaagagaggctggTGTTCTCCCTGCGCCTCATGAATG AGGACTGGAGTGCTGAGAGACCCTTCACTGGTTTCCAACTGGGTGATGTCCTCAACATCCAAGCGGAGGTGGGCACCGAGAGCCATGTGCCACTGCGGTTGTTTGTGGACAGCTGTGTGgctgccctgagccccagcaCTGACTCCTCACCCCACTACACCATCATCGACTTCAATGG GTGCCTGGTTGATGGGAGGTTGGATGACACCAGCTCTGCTTTCAtcaccccccggccccgggaggACATGCTGCGTTTCAGGATCGATGTGTTTAGGTTCGCAGGGGATGCCAGGAACCTG aTCTACATCACCTGCCACCTGAAGGTGACCCCAGTGGACCAAGCCCCGGACCCCCTGAACAAGGCTTGCTCCTTCAACAAAGCTAGAAACAT ctgggcaccCGTGGAAGGCACCCGGGacatctgcagctgctgtgagaCGGGCAACTGTGAGTCCCCTGCGCTCTCCCGGAGGCTCAATCACCTGGAGCGATGGCCTGGCCGCCGCTTCCGCCGCCATGATGCCAATG ggaaAGAGGCTGAAGCTGATGTGGTTATTGGCCCCGTGTTCCTCTCGAGGGACCTGGCTGCCAtaggagagcagcaggagggaggtcAGG GTGGGGAGACAGCAGTGCTTGGCATGGGGACTGGGCTGATCTGCATGGCAGCTGGCATGGGTCTGGCCGGGGTGGTGCTGGCTGTCAGCATGGGGCGCAGGAGGTGCGCCCGTGCCTCAGCGTGA